The Microbulbifer hydrolyticus genome has a segment encoding these proteins:
- the tssM gene encoding type VI secretion system membrane subunit TssM — protein sequence MRRLANFFANKWVLGLIGLGALALLIWFGAEYIKFGSDNATLSKGARITIIAFLFVIWLVWNLSQWLVERRQNQALIEGIESTRDEEVDPDQERSQEELQALADRFREAMQVLRKARFRSQRGQLSLYQLPWYIIIGPPGSGKTTALVNSGLEFPLAQSHGKEALGGVGGTRNCDWWFTNDAVLIDTAGRYTTQDSHRVYDNSAWRAFLSLLQKYRRRRPINGVLVAISLQDLMVQTGEQRAHQAKTIRARINELQQKLGVRFPIYLTFTKCDLVAGFSEFFDNLSQAEREQVWGVSFPEELRVGDGAPLEEFSAEFRALISRLNQRVLWRIHHERNLEKRALLQGFPARMESLQGVITEFVHQTFGANRYDTVPMVRGVYFTSGTQEGSPIDRMMASISSDFGLERDMGKKFQGAGKSYFLHRLLKDVVFPEAELVGVNRQFERATHWVRGSVYAASVCMLVAALTLWTGSITQNKLYMGEVEENLNAFKQYQRESDGRPIGPVDALALLDPLYTASTVYQKEEHPWLNNMGLYDDRVDEAADALYREKLNEIFLPALQQELERKLARLDSADAELTPTLKTYLMLFDEEKRDQEALKSYYQHAWSESLSGNAEKQEKLVAHLDRLLSQQLPAGRTPNDRVVAVAQQQLRRIPVAQRLYGQLQRGELANTRVDLYSDVGGDTARLFGVQPGDQRFQIPYLYTRAGYKDVDFGADSPLLKNLSQERWIYGGNLDGEDFSEKDLEKLGEQVKGLYLAEYHQRWQSFLASFSLKGYDSTQEAFEVLSTLSDPVYSPLLALSEIAADNTRLTPRPELPVDANGVPLPVSTTTRQLGGTAASSAINALADQYQPTMVDVRFEALHRLTQSVKGRPARIQEYLAAIAQVQGYVAEIDGGVDSNEIAFNKAKARFQGASDAIKQLRVKAANAPFPFDGWLEQVADNTWALVMAKAKAHVDRAWQQQVYDTYQRSLAQRYPLWAGSSLDAPMMQFNEFFKPGGVEQQFVQQYLKPFIDTRNWKPRVLDGRSLGLSSAALSQMKRAEIIRKTLFSTGEQAAYDFRIEPTKLDSGVRLFALELGGQRVPYSHGPRTSRTLDWRGGESNRARIIFEDLNETVHRQHFEGDWAWHRLIAKSSLERGGSNNEHLITFTESSRSAQFRLTASSAYDPFDKNLLSAYRCPQRL from the coding sequence ATGAGACGTTTGGCTAATTTCTTTGCCAACAAGTGGGTACTGGGCCTGATCGGCCTGGGGGCTCTTGCGCTGTTGATCTGGTTTGGCGCCGAGTACATAAAGTTTGGCAGTGATAACGCGACCCTTTCCAAAGGGGCGCGTATCACGATCATCGCATTCCTGTTTGTTATCTGGCTGGTGTGGAATCTCAGCCAATGGCTGGTAGAGCGGCGGCAGAATCAAGCACTGATCGAGGGGATTGAATCAACGCGAGATGAAGAAGTTGATCCGGACCAGGAGCGTAGCCAGGAGGAGCTGCAGGCGCTAGCCGACCGTTTCCGTGAAGCTATGCAAGTATTGCGCAAGGCACGCTTTCGTTCCCAGCGGGGACAGCTTTCCCTGTACCAGCTACCCTGGTACATCATTATTGGCCCGCCCGGGTCTGGTAAAACCACCGCGTTAGTCAACTCGGGGCTTGAGTTTCCACTTGCACAGAGCCACGGTAAGGAGGCGCTTGGCGGGGTGGGAGGCACTCGCAATTGCGATTGGTGGTTTACCAATGACGCAGTGCTGATAGACACCGCTGGTCGCTATACCACGCAGGATAGTCACCGGGTATACGACAACAGCGCGTGGCGTGCATTTCTCAGTTTGCTGCAAAAATATCGTCGCCGCCGGCCAATCAATGGTGTATTGGTGGCCATCAGTCTCCAGGATTTGATGGTGCAGACCGGGGAGCAGCGCGCACATCAGGCCAAAACGATCCGTGCGCGAATCAATGAGCTCCAGCAAAAGCTCGGTGTTCGTTTTCCTATTTATCTTACATTTACCAAATGCGATCTGGTTGCCGGGTTTAGCGAGTTTTTCGACAACCTGTCCCAGGCTGAGCGTGAACAGGTTTGGGGCGTCAGCTTCCCGGAAGAGTTGAGAGTGGGAGATGGCGCCCCTCTGGAAGAGTTTTCTGCAGAGTTTCGCGCGCTGATCTCGCGTCTGAACCAGCGAGTCTTGTGGCGTATACACCACGAGCGCAACCTGGAAAAGCGCGCGTTGCTACAGGGATTCCCGGCACGGATGGAAAGCCTGCAAGGTGTGATCACGGAATTCGTCCATCAGACGTTCGGCGCCAATCGTTACGACACCGTGCCCATGGTGCGCGGTGTCTACTTTACCAGCGGCACACAGGAAGGCAGCCCGATCGATCGCATGATGGCATCGATCAGTTCCGACTTCGGCCTTGAGCGGGATATGGGTAAAAAGTTTCAGGGCGCCGGAAAAAGCTATTTCCTCCATCGGCTGCTGAAAGATGTGGTGTTTCCGGAGGCGGAACTGGTGGGCGTCAACCGTCAGTTCGAGCGCGCTACACACTGGGTACGTGGCTCAGTCTATGCGGCGTCGGTGTGCATGCTTGTGGCTGCCTTGACACTTTGGACAGGCAGTATTACCCAGAACAAGTTATATATGGGGGAAGTCGAGGAAAATCTGAATGCTTTTAAACAGTATCAGCGCGAGTCTGACGGCCGCCCCATAGGGCCGGTTGATGCACTGGCATTACTCGATCCACTTTACACGGCGTCCACCGTCTATCAAAAGGAAGAGCACCCATGGCTGAATAATATGGGGCTCTATGACGACCGGGTCGACGAAGCCGCTGACGCCCTGTATCGCGAGAAGCTGAATGAGATATTTTTGCCGGCGTTGCAGCAGGAGTTGGAGCGAAAACTGGCCCGATTGGACAGTGCGGATGCTGAACTGACACCGACGCTGAAAACCTATCTGATGTTGTTTGACGAAGAGAAGCGGGATCAGGAGGCGTTGAAGTCATATTACCAGCATGCCTGGTCCGAGAGCCTTAGTGGCAATGCGGAAAAGCAGGAGAAATTAGTCGCACACTTAGACCGGCTGCTTTCGCAGCAACTTCCTGCAGGTCGTACCCCGAATGACCGCGTGGTGGCTGTGGCACAGCAGCAGTTGCGTCGCATACCGGTTGCGCAGAGACTCTATGGGCAGTTACAGCGCGGCGAACTGGCTAACACTCGCGTCGATCTGTACAGCGATGTCGGAGGAGACACCGCTCGGCTTTTCGGTGTACAGCCAGGTGATCAGCGGTTTCAGATCCCTTACCTCTACACTCGGGCAGGTTACAAGGATGTGGACTTCGGAGCCGACTCACCGCTGCTCAAAAATCTGTCGCAGGAGCGCTGGATCTATGGCGGGAATCTTGATGGTGAAGATTTTTCCGAGAAAGATCTTGAGAAGCTCGGCGAGCAGGTAAAAGGCCTTTATCTCGCTGAATATCATCAACGTTGGCAATCCTTCCTTGCGAGCTTTTCCTTGAAGGGGTATGACTCGACGCAGGAAGCATTCGAGGTTTTGTCCACGCTTTCGGACCCGGTGTACTCTCCCTTACTCGCGCTATCTGAAATTGCCGCGGACAATACGCGTCTAACGCCTCGCCCAGAACTACCTGTGGATGCCAATGGCGTACCCCTTCCCGTTTCAACCACCACCCGACAGCTGGGTGGCACAGCTGCCAGCAGCGCCATCAATGCGCTTGCCGACCAGTACCAGCCCACCATGGTGGATGTCCGCTTTGAAGCGCTTCACCGGTTGACACAGAGTGTAAAAGGGCGGCCTGCTCGTATTCAGGAGTACCTCGCTGCAATTGCTCAAGTGCAGGGCTACGTAGCTGAAATTGATGGCGGTGTTGATTCGAATGAAATTGCCTTCAACAAAGCAAAAGCGCGCTTCCAGGGTGCGAGCGATGCCATCAAGCAGCTACGGGTAAAAGCGGCCAACGCGCCCTTCCCATTTGATGGCTGGCTGGAACAGGTGGCGGATAATACCTGGGCGCTGGTCATGGCAAAAGCCAAGGCCCATGTTGACCGAGCGTGGCAGCAGCAGGTGTACGACACATACCAACGTAGCCTTGCGCAGCGATACCCCTTGTGGGCTGGCAGCTCACTGGATGCGCCAATGATGCAGTTCAATGAATTTTTCAAGCCGGGAGGCGTAGAACAGCAGTTTGTACAGCAGTATCTAAAGCCATTTATCGATACTCGAAACTGGAAACCTCGGGTGCTCGACGGCAGGAGCCTTGGCTTGTCCAGTGCGGCACTTTCGCAAATGAAGCGTGCCGAAATTATCAGGAAGACGCTGTTTAGCACCGGAGAGCAGGCCGCATACGATTTTCGAATCGAGCCAACCAAGCTGGACTCTGGGGTCCGTTTATTTGCTCTGGAATTGGGGGGGCAAAGGGTGCCCTATTCTCATGGCCCTCGTACCAGCCGCACGCTGGATTGGCGAGGTGGCGAATCAAATCGAGCGCGAATTATTTTTGAAGATCTGAATGAGACGGTCCACCGCCAGCATTTCGAAGGTGACTGGGCGTGGCATCGACTGATCGCCAAGTCGAGTCTGGAGCGAGGTGGCAGCAATAACGAGCATCTCATCACTTTCACTGAATCGAGCCGCTCCGCGCAATTCCGATTAACGGCTTCTAGCGCTTACGATCCATTCGATAAAAACCTGTTGTCGGCCTATCGCTGCCCACAGCGGCTGTGA
- the tagF gene encoding type VI secretion system-associated protein TagF — MNMTVCGIYGKLPAHGDFVQRSLPGSFVSIWDAWLQQAVYGAQEALGSSWLDYYMTSPIWRFAFSPGVIDAHLWSGILVPSVDSVGRYFPLTLVASRPANENPFSIMNDDEAWYQALSDLAIEALQRNLMVDDVLEKFPAFGGPSPVVTCNADCSEMITLEGGISPAHSYPGLLKVLAQNEMSSFSLWWCAGSPQLMPTTMLCPGLVDPDKYRSMLGAQKYTQ; from the coding sequence ATGAATATGACGGTTTGTGGCATATATGGAAAGCTGCCTGCACACGGTGACTTTGTGCAGCGCAGCCTGCCCGGTAGCTTTGTATCCATCTGGGATGCATGGCTGCAGCAGGCTGTGTACGGAGCCCAAGAGGCGCTGGGGAGCTCGTGGCTGGATTATTACATGACGAGCCCTATCTGGCGCTTTGCCTTTAGCCCTGGGGTCATCGACGCACATTTGTGGTCTGGAATTCTCGTGCCGAGCGTCGACAGCGTTGGGCGATATTTTCCGCTGACACTGGTAGCTTCCAGGCCCGCCAATGAAAACCCCTTTTCAATCATGAATGATGATGAGGCGTGGTATCAGGCGCTGTCCGATCTGGCGATTGAGGCATTGCAGCGCAATCTGATGGTTGATGATGTACTTGAGAAATTCCCTGCCTTTGGAGGTCCATCGCCTGTTGTCACATGCAATGCGGATTGCAGCGAAATGATCACTCTGGAAGGTGGGATCTCGCCGGCACATAGTTATCCAGGGTTATTGAAAGTATTAGCTCAAAATGAGATGAGTAGTTTCAGCTTATGGTGGTGCGCAGGGTCGCCGCAATTGATGCCCACAACAATGCTATGTCCCGGTTTGGTCGACCCGGATAAATATCGATCCATGTTGGGTGCCCAGAAATATACACAGTAA
- the tssA gene encoding type VI secretion system protein TssA has translation MAFANVIEIDSLLAEISGEKPQGADIREDRSPTSDYYTIKDARNSARAAERSAMFDDSDSDLLAPWREVAATAEKILRNHSKDLEVAAWYAEALIRLYGFSGLRDGFLLIGGLVEKYWDGLYPEPDEDGLESKVAPLAGLNGDGADGTLLLPIRSAEITPVGDFGGFTFFQYQQARDAEKIVDDDAKLARIEALGYSLADFDQSVSIAAPEWAQSLVETLDECLTTYKKLNESLRAHCGQDAPPSTSISSLLDEVLRTIRFIYKEKLESLNVVEEQSEPTENTEDAFVSASELAGTGAGHIFAVPGGAVTSREDALMLLERAAKYFRTYEPHTPLAPGLERLLSWGRMTVAELMSELLPDEHSRAMYSQLTGVKLDGSDSQRYIAPPKVTASSEPQQSSVEPAASSDSGAGSGWGEENKEPAETTGW, from the coding sequence ATGGCGTTTGCCAATGTAATTGAAATCGATTCCCTGCTTGCAGAAATCAGTGGCGAGAAGCCTCAGGGCGCGGATATTCGCGAGGATCGCTCGCCGACATCCGACTACTATACGATCAAGGATGCCAGAAATAGTGCGAGGGCGGCCGAACGCTCCGCAATGTTCGACGATAGCGACAGTGACCTTCTTGCTCCGTGGCGGGAGGTGGCGGCTACGGCCGAAAAAATCCTGCGAAACCACAGTAAAGACCTTGAAGTAGCCGCTTGGTACGCTGAAGCGCTGATCCGCCTGTATGGTTTTTCAGGGCTGCGGGACGGCTTTCTTCTGATTGGCGGCCTGGTCGAAAAGTACTGGGATGGCCTGTATCCGGAGCCAGATGAAGATGGGCTTGAATCCAAGGTGGCGCCGCTTGCCGGTCTAAATGGCGACGGCGCTGATGGTACTCTGCTGTTGCCGATTCGCAGTGCGGAGATTACCCCCGTGGGTGATTTCGGGGGCTTTACGTTTTTCCAGTACCAGCAGGCTCGCGACGCTGAAAAAATCGTCGATGACGATGCAAAGTTAGCCAGGATCGAGGCGCTGGGCTATAGCCTCGCTGACTTTGATCAAAGCGTAAGTATTGCGGCTCCGGAATGGGCTCAGAGTCTCGTAGAGACCCTTGATGAGTGCTTGACCACCTACAAAAAACTTAACGAAAGCCTGCGTGCTCACTGTGGGCAGGACGCTCCGCCGAGCACCAGCATCAGCAGCCTTCTAGATGAAGTCCTCCGTACCATCCGCTTTATTTATAAAGAAAAGCTGGAGTCGCTGAACGTGGTCGAAGAGCAATCTGAGCCCACAGAAAACACTGAGGACGCGTTTGTATCTGCCTCTGAGCTCGCCGGCACTGGTGCTGGTCACATATTCGCAGTGCCCGGGGGGGCTGTCACTTCTCGCGAAGATGCACTCATGCTGCTGGAGAGAGCGGCGAAGTACTTTCGTACCTATGAACCCCACACGCCTTTGGCGCCGGGACTCGAGCGGCTGCTGAGCTGGGGCCGGATGACGGTAGCAGAGCTCATGTCAGAATTACTTCCGGATGAGCACTCGCGTGCAATGTACTCACAGCTCACTGGTGTAAAGCTGGACGGGAGTGATAGCCAGCGTTACATCGCGCCCCCGAAAGTTACAGCTTCAAGTGAACCGCAGCAATCTTCCGTCGAGCCTGCCGCTTCATCCGATAGCGGGGCGGGCAGTGGCTGGGGTGAGGAGAATAAGGAACCCGCTGAAACCACGGGCTGGTAG
- the tssB gene encoding type VI secretion system contractile sheath small subunit — protein MSESIHNKLKRVRKPRVHITYDVETNGAEVKKELPFVTGVMGDYSGDNTENRRPLKERKFVQIDRDNFNDVMGKVNPKLNLQVENTLAGDGSKLAVDLDFNHMDDFSPEQIVDQVEPLKQLLEARSKLRDLLSKADRSEDLEKVLEDILKSTENVSAISEQLGLGEEKGEDA, from the coding sequence ATGTCCGAGAGTATTCACAACAAACTGAAACGTGTACGCAAGCCCAGAGTGCATATTACGTATGACGTTGAAACAAATGGCGCAGAAGTAAAAAAAGAACTGCCTTTTGTCACTGGCGTAATGGGGGACTACTCCGGAGACAACACTGAGAACCGTAGGCCACTCAAGGAACGGAAGTTTGTTCAAATCGATCGCGACAACTTCAATGATGTAATGGGCAAGGTCAATCCGAAGCTGAACCTGCAAGTCGAAAATACCCTCGCAGGTGATGGTAGTAAGTTGGCTGTGGACCTCGATTTCAATCATATGGACGACTTTTCCCCGGAGCAGATTGTCGATCAGGTGGAGCCCCTCAAGCAGCTTCTGGAAGCGCGCAGCAAGCTGCGTGACCTGCTTAGCAAGGCAGATCGATCCGAAGATCTCGAAAAAGTACTCGAGGATATCCTGAAGAGTACCGAAAACGTCAGTGCGATCTCGGAGCAGCTTGGTCTCGGTGAAGAGAAGGGGGAGGATGCATAA
- the tssC gene encoding type VI secretion system contractile sheath large subunit — translation MSTEVENVVEQELEEQSVSLLEQAISATKQTQPDEAQDLIANLTQQVLKGTVTWDRNLTQTINKAVQAIDQAMSRQLSAILHDQKFQKLEGSWRGLNHLVMNSETGSTLKIRMMNLSKRELFRDLDKAVEFDQSQTFKKIYEEEFGTAGGEPFGCVIGDFEFTSHPEDVELLSKMSNVAAAGFCPFISAAGAGMFGFNDFTELSKPRDLGGIFESGEYIKWRSFRDSDDSRFVTLVMPRTLARTPYGANTKPVESFNFEEFEVDESGVSRPADHEQYCWMNASYVMGTTLTQAFAENSWCTAIRGAEGGGKVQGLPTHVFKSDDGDLDQKCPTEIGITDRREAELSAQGFLPLCHYKNTDYSVFFGSQSAQKPKVFDDPDATANASISARLPYLMATSRIAHYLKVMARDKVGSFMEAGDCERWLNKWISQYTNSNPEASAEMKAKYPLAEARVEVKEIPGQPGCYSAVAYLKPWLQMEELTTSMRMVANIPSAG, via the coding sequence ATGAGCACAGAAGTTGAAAACGTAGTAGAACAGGAACTGGAAGAGCAGTCGGTTAGCTTGCTGGAGCAGGCGATCTCAGCCACGAAGCAGACCCAGCCGGACGAAGCTCAGGATTTGATTGCGAATCTCACTCAGCAAGTACTCAAGGGCACTGTGACCTGGGATCGTAACCTTACCCAGACTATCAATAAAGCGGTCCAGGCAATCGACCAGGCTATGTCTCGCCAGTTATCTGCCATCCTTCATGATCAGAAGTTTCAGAAGCTGGAGGGTTCCTGGCGCGGCTTGAACCATCTGGTTATGAACAGCGAAACTGGTTCTACGCTGAAAATTCGCATGATGAACCTCTCAAAGCGAGAGCTGTTCCGCGACCTCGATAAAGCGGTCGAGTTTGACCAGAGTCAGACCTTCAAGAAGATTTATGAGGAAGAGTTTGGTACCGCGGGTGGTGAGCCATTTGGGTGTGTGATTGGGGACTTCGAGTTCACCAGCCACCCAGAAGATGTGGAATTGCTTAGTAAAATGTCCAATGTCGCAGCCGCGGGATTCTGTCCGTTTATATCGGCGGCGGGAGCGGGCATGTTTGGCTTCAATGACTTTACGGAGCTATCCAAGCCAAGAGACCTTGGTGGAATATTCGAATCTGGCGAATACATCAAATGGCGAAGTTTCCGCGATAGCGATGATTCTCGGTTCGTGACGCTGGTGATGCCGCGGACACTTGCGCGCACGCCGTATGGAGCGAATACCAAGCCTGTCGAGTCCTTTAATTTTGAAGAATTTGAAGTAGACGAGTCCGGAGTCTCAAGACCTGCGGATCATGAGCAATATTGCTGGATGAATGCATCTTATGTCATGGGTACCACGCTGACACAGGCATTCGCCGAAAATTCCTGGTGTACTGCCATCCGCGGTGCCGAAGGTGGCGGTAAAGTACAGGGCTTGCCCACTCATGTATTTAAGAGTGACGACGGCGATCTTGACCAAAAGTGTCCCACAGAAATCGGTATTACCGACCGCCGTGAGGCAGAATTGAGTGCGCAGGGATTTCTTCCGCTGTGTCATTACAAGAATACCGACTACTCTGTATTCTTCGGGTCGCAGAGTGCGCAAAAGCCAAAGGTGTTCGACGACCCGGATGCCACGGCCAATGCGTCAATTTCTGCACGCCTGCCTTACCTGATGGCCACTTCACGTATAGCGCACTATCTCAAGGTGATGGCGCGGGATAAAGTGGGATCATTTATGGAGGCCGGCGACTGCGAGCGCTGGCTGAACAAGTGGATTTCCCAGTATACCAATTCAAATCCGGAAGCAAGTGCCGAGATGAAAGCCAAGTATCCGCTGGCCGAGGCGCGAGTCGAGGTGAAGGAAATTCCTGGCCAACCCGGCTGCTATAGCGCCGTTGCTTACCTGAAGCCCTGGCTGCAAATGGAAGAGTTGACGACTTCCATGCGCATGGTTGCCAATATTCCCTCAGCTGGCTGA
- the tssC gene encoding type VI secretion system contractile sheath large subunit translates to MPATFCGLPAGQVDRSLRYDIASAEGNWLQQFLDEPDDLFAFECLVAACVADVRRRQSSVRQWISGVISELDELISQQVNCIIHDRKFQQLEASWRGISLLVNQAPSAENVKIKLLDLSWKDLSRDIERAPDFDQSGFFHLIYNEEFGTPGGQPYGLLVGDYYVAHRPFDGHPHDDVFTLQGVAHTAAAAFAPFICSAAPQLFGVDSYDDLAKPMNYAEIFRQKQYIRWNSLRDLEDSRFIGITLPQVLLRDTYSGSSSSLRGLHFREEVGGTDSKRYLWGNSVFAMAAVLVREFDEVGWFSHIRGVARDHLGGGLVTQLPSVGFGVDSNSQVVKMSTSILVTDFAERELSDLGFICLCHCYDTPYSAFNSVPSLQRPKQYSTKSATANARISSMLQQILCASRFAHYIKVMIRDKVGAYMNAADCERQLQQWMDRYTTGREDLSWDMLARYPLREARVKVMDEPGKIGSYQSVIHLKTHYTVDHLVSELKLTTALSQIGVGAVSG, encoded by the coding sequence TTGCCTGCCACTTTCTGTGGACTACCTGCAGGTCAGGTAGATCGCTCACTACGATATGACATCGCATCAGCGGAAGGAAACTGGCTGCAGCAGTTTCTTGATGAGCCTGACGACCTGTTTGCATTTGAATGCCTGGTTGCCGCTTGCGTGGCCGACGTACGCCGTCGCCAGAGCAGTGTGCGACAGTGGATCAGCGGCGTTATTTCGGAGTTGGACGAACTGATCTCGCAGCAGGTTAACTGCATTATTCACGATCGAAAGTTTCAGCAGTTGGAGGCAAGCTGGCGAGGCATATCACTTCTGGTGAACCAGGCGCCGAGTGCAGAAAATGTAAAGATCAAGCTGTTGGATTTAAGCTGGAAGGATCTCAGTCGCGACATCGAGCGCGCGCCTGACTTTGACCAGTCTGGTTTTTTTCATCTTATTTATAATGAAGAGTTTGGTACGCCCGGTGGTCAGCCTTATGGGTTACTGGTTGGCGACTACTACGTCGCCCATCGACCATTTGATGGACATCCACACGACGATGTATTCACCCTCCAGGGGGTGGCGCATACTGCGGCTGCGGCATTCGCCCCCTTTATCTGTAGCGCCGCACCTCAGCTGTTCGGTGTGGATAGCTACGATGATCTTGCCAAACCGATGAACTATGCGGAAATATTTCGGCAGAAGCAGTACATTCGCTGGAATAGTCTCCGCGACCTTGAGGATAGCCGGTTTATCGGGATTACATTGCCGCAGGTGCTGCTGCGGGATACGTACAGCGGGAGCTCCAGTTCGCTGCGCGGGTTGCACTTCCGTGAGGAGGTGGGCGGGACCGACAGTAAGCGGTATTTGTGGGGAAACAGTGTTTTTGCGATGGCCGCAGTGCTGGTGCGGGAATTCGACGAAGTAGGCTGGTTTTCCCATATTCGCGGTGTCGCAAGGGATCACCTTGGTGGGGGGTTGGTAACACAGCTGCCTTCCGTGGGTTTTGGTGTGGATAGCAATTCACAGGTAGTCAAAATGTCCACTTCGATTCTGGTGACCGACTTTGCGGAGCGGGAGCTGAGCGATCTCGGTTTTATCTGCCTGTGCCACTGCTACGACACTCCCTACAGTGCCTTTAACAGTGTTCCCTCTTTGCAGCGGCCAAAGCAATACAGTACGAAGTCTGCGACGGCCAATGCACGGATCAGCAGCATGTTGCAGCAGATACTCTGTGCCTCCCGGTTTGCGCATTACATCAAGGTCATGATTCGTGACAAGGTCGGCGCGTATATGAACGCTGCTGACTGCGAGCGGCAGCTACAGCAGTGGATGGACCGGTATACAACTGGAAGAGAAGATCTTTCGTGGGACATGCTGGCTCGGTATCCGTTGCGGGAGGCGCGGGTAAAAGTGATGGATGAGCCGGGAAAAATAGGTAGTTACCAGAGTGTAATTCACCTGAAAACGCACTATACCGTAGACCACCTGGTATCTGAGCTGAAGCTAACTACCGCCCTGTCACAGATTGGCGTAGGAGCGGTTAGCGGATGA
- the tssE gene encoding type VI secretion system baseplate subunit TssE, with the protein MTGEKRLLAPLLDRLLDSSSQIDMHRPHQVLRQLREAVRRDLEHLFNTRYRCLSHPPECENLETSNINFGLPDLSTINLTSADSRKRFCRDIERTILDFEPRIRSVRVSAQDKVDTEDPSIHFRVEAVLQVNPASEVIVFDSTLNPVTQLVDVSEIV; encoded by the coding sequence ATGACCGGGGAAAAGCGTTTACTGGCTCCGCTGCTCGACCGCTTGCTGGATTCCTCGAGCCAAATTGATATGCACCGTCCTCATCAGGTGCTCAGGCAACTGCGCGAGGCCGTGCGACGTGATCTAGAGCACCTGTTTAACACACGCTACCGGTGCCTGTCCCACCCCCCCGAATGTGAAAACCTGGAAACTTCGAACATCAATTTCGGTCTTCCTGATCTTTCCACGATCAACTTGACCTCTGCTGATAGTCGCAAACGGTTTTGCCGGGATATCGAGCGAACCATACTCGATTTCGAACCACGCATTCGCTCTGTCAGGGTATCGGCTCAGGACAAGGTGGATACCGAGGACCCGAGTATCCATTTTCGTGTGGAAGCCGTACTGCAGGTGAATCCTGCCTCTGAAGTGATTGTGTTTGATTCCACGCTGAATCCGGTCACGCAGCTTGTGGATGTTTCGGAGATTGTTTGA